One genomic region from Drosophila busckii strain San Diego stock center, stock number 13000-0081.31 chromosome 3R, ASM1175060v1, whole genome shotgun sequence encodes:
- the LOC108603449 gene encoding protein-L-isoaspartate(D-aspartate) O-methyltransferase produces MAWRSVGADNADLIRQLREYGVIASESVASAMVATDRKHYSPRNPYMDAPQPIGGGVTISAPHMHAFALEYLRDHLRPGAHVLDVGSGSGYLTACFYRYIKAKGESAETRIVGIEHQASLVAMSKANLNSDDRNMLDSGQLLIVEGDGRKGHVAHAPYDAIHVGAAAPETPTELINQLAKGGRLIVPVGPEGGSQYMQQYDKDANGKVEMTRLMGVMYVPLTDLRN; encoded by the exons ATGGCCTGGCGTTCAGTAGGTGCAGACAATGCTGATCTCATACGGCAGCTAAGAG AATACGGCGTCATTGCATCAGAGTCTGTGGCAAGTGCAATGGTAGCCACGGATCGCAAGCATTATTCCCCTCGTAATCCATATATGGATGCACCACAGCCCATTGGCGGTGGAGTAACTATCAGCGCTCCACATATG CATGCCTTTGCTTTGGAATATCTGCGCGATCACTTAAGACCTGGCGCACATGTCTTGGATGtgggctctggctctgggtATCTGACTGCCTGTTTTTATCGCTATATAAAGGCAAAGGGAGAGTCTGCCGAAACGCGCATAGTTGGCATTGAACACCAGGCGTCACTAGTCGCTATGAGTAAGGCCAATTTAAATTCGGATGATCGCAATATGCTAGACTCTGGGCAATTGCTCATTGTAGAGGGTGACGGACGCAAAGGACATGTCGCCCATGCACCATATGATGCCATACACGTTGGCGCCGCCGCACCCGAGACGCCCACCGAGTTAATAAATCAACTAGCCAAAGGAGGACGACTAATAGTGCCTGTTGGACCGGAGGGTGGCTCGCAGTATATGCAGCAG TACGATAAGGACGCAAACGGCAAGGTGGAGATGACGCGCCTAATGGGCGTAATGTATGTACCTCTGACAGATTTGCGTAATTGA
- the LOC108603448 gene encoding transcription initiation factor TFIID subunit 6 isoform X2: MNQDFPEIPKNSWDKTFTTTLSRKSLNSISEFYIGETLSDTTILTVQLDLRKEITQVIVEAAKYARRTTHSSKIKMEHLQYALRDQNSDFYILQVDYTGAESERFYKNELLFESLKSRVSIPTTKQKLNDKSNASNVIPRPKHIRKCDLVLLMPIKKFPLSKEQQEFYVLITETCMGASESVRREALQRLQLDSSLQPMAPTLCTFISDAVKVNVVQKNFVLLVYLMRMVHALLGNSNLQLQSYVHLLISSVLSCCVANQLCAYSSAQNHWALREFAAIIMIDILKLFSNVDKSILPRVLRVYKNGLQSAVLPTIYGCAVGLSKLGG; this comes from the exons ATGAATCAAGATTTTCCGGAAATACCAAAAAATAGCTGGGATAAAACTTTTACGACTACGCTCTCACGGAAATCATTGAATAGCATATCAGAGTTTTACATTGGCGAAACCTTATCAGATACTACGATTTTGACGGTCCAGCTTGATTTGCGCAAAGAGATAACCCAAGTTATTGTAGAA GCTGCAAAGTACGCTAGACGTACCACGCAttcatcaaaaattaaaatggagCATCTGCAGTACGCATTAAGAGATCAAAACTCTGACTTTTATATACTTCAAGTCGATTATACAGGGGCAGAATCAGAACGCTTTtacaaaaatgaattattatttgagTCGTTAAAATCCAGAGTATCTATTCCAACGacaaagcaaaagctcaaTGACAAATCGAATGCGTCCAATGTTATTCCACGTCCGAAGCATATTCGAAAATGTGATCTGGTATTGCTTATGCCAATTAAGAAGTTTCCGCTATCCAAGGAGCAACAGGAGTTCTATGTATTAATCACAGAGACATGCATGGGCGCTTCAGAGTCAGTGCGTCGCGAGGCACTTCAGAGACTACAGTTGGACTCATCGCTACAGCCAATGGCCCCCACCTTATGTACTTTTATTTCCGATGCTGTTAAGGTGAATGTAGTTCAAAAGAACTTTGTCCTACTCGTGTATCTCATGCGTATGGTCCATGCTCTGCTCGGCAACTCCAATCTACAGCTACAAAGTTAC GTACACCTGCTAATATCGTCTGTGCTTTCCTGCTGTGTGGCAAATCAGCTGTGTGCTTATTCCTCAGCTCAAAACCATTGGGCCTTGCGCGAATTCGCAGCCATCATTATGATAGATATTTTGAAGCTTTTTAGTAATGTGGACAAGAGTATTTTGCCAAGAGTACTTAG AGTATATAAGAATGGGCTGCAAAGTGCAGTCTTACCCACCATTTACGGCTGCGCAGTTGGATTGTCAAAGTTAGGCGG CTGA
- the LOC108603448 gene encoding transcription initiation factor TFIID subunit 6 isoform X1 encodes MEHLQYALRDQNSDFYILQVDYTGAESERFYKNELLFESLKSRVSIPTTKQKLNDKSNASNVIPRPKHIRKCDLVLLMPIKKFPLSKEQQEFYVLITETCMGASESVRREALQRLQLDSSLQPMAPTLCTFISDAVKVNVVQKNFVLLVYLMRMVHALLGNSNLQLQSYVHLLISSVLSCCVANQLCAYSSAQNHWALREFAAIIMIDILKLFSNVDKSILPRVLRVYKNGLQSAVLPTIYGCAVGLSKLGGYIIFKFIIPQLRSIAICIETQLSKDDDDVDKQAAIFIRHRLLKMCAPILKTIHSAPDMVSEYIEHYGYLGPGLCDAVVLARIIDELSVT; translated from the exons atggagCATCTGCAGTACGCATTAAGAGATCAAAACTCTGACTTTTATATACTTCAAGTCGATTATACAGGGGCAGAATCAGAACGCTTTtacaaaaatgaattattatttgagTCGTTAAAATCCAGAGTATCTATTCCAACGacaaagcaaaagctcaaTGACAAATCGAATGCGTCCAATGTTATTCCACGTCCGAAGCATATTCGAAAATGTGATCTGGTATTGCTTATGCCAATTAAGAAGTTTCCGCTATCCAAGGAGCAACAGGAGTTCTATGTATTAATCACAGAGACATGCATGGGCGCTTCAGAGTCAGTGCGTCGCGAGGCACTTCAGAGACTACAGTTGGACTCATCGCTACAGCCAATGGCCCCCACCTTATGTACTTTTATTTCCGATGCTGTTAAGGTGAATGTAGTTCAAAAGAACTTTGTCCTACTCGTGTATCTCATGCGTATGGTCCATGCTCTGCTCGGCAACTCCAATCTACAGCTACAAAGTTAC GTACACCTGCTAATATCGTCTGTGCTTTCCTGCTGTGTGGCAAATCAGCTGTGTGCTTATTCCTCAGCTCAAAACCATTGGGCCTTGCGCGAATTCGCAGCCATCATTATGATAGATATTTTGAAGCTTTTTAGTAATGTGGACAAGAGTATTTTGCCAAGAGTACTTAG AGTATATAAGAATGGGCTGCAAAGTGCAGTCTTACCCACCATTTACGGCTGCGCAGTTGGATTGTCAAAGTTAGGCGGgtacataatatttaaattcattatacCTCAGCTACGTTCTatagcaatttgcattgaaaCACAGCTGAGCAAGGATGATGACGATGTGGATAAGCAGGCAGCCATATTTATTAGACATCGGCTTCTGAAGATGTGTGCTCCAATACTTAAAACTATTCACAGCGCACCCGATATGGTCTCGGAATATATAGAGCACTATGGCTATCTTGGCCCGGGCTTATGCGATGCAGTTGTACTAGCACGCATTATCGATGAATTATCTGTAACATAA
- the LOC108603447 gene encoding DNA cross-link repair protein SNM1 has protein sequence MSTNVGKIRLRNLVELQAHVIDEIAVSSDVSEIKTPEKSKRARKTRSATTAKKKSNVTTAADPTISTNTTIKRTGKKEPLPGQLRIDAYFKSSAKNYKVNALVKTSTSERAPRRGCKRLFKDESVTTTTKTSSKFEYCAKSSTKRTQPPRNCNAKSKVTEPVDGIIDLCDLSSDEEVQTNEQIKNVKPQAILQPVQTQAMVCIPAPLESHKTDTSSKENEPKGRARKRCPAYKVVEGTTFVVDGFQFGDIPNATHYFLSHYHADHYVGLTRKFAHPLYMSPITARLVRTFIPIDNQYIHEIDVDQTIVVNDVEITALDANHCPGAILLLFKLSTGQCILHTGDFRASFDMESLPIFWNVDIDLLYLDTTYLAKNYDFCHQTESIDRAILLVRQFHEKNANKRILHVCGSYLIGKEKVWLALAQEFDLQVWTEPHRREAIDCLNWPELRHLLCDNAHNANMHVISMGKLSYPQLAQYFTQFEEQYDMLLAIRPSGWEKNTKPSYGKRISVIGVEYSEHSSYKELERFVRFIKPNRVISTVPVGRDLCVTANVPTKWYKYNGPGGMLSKSFQPSITTFMNTPHRRVPLLANDSTEMAVSPVEEPKELNPSENVKSSPLSPAAATQLAKRLTSNASDDLLPFV, from the exons ATGTCAACAAATGTGGGCAAAATACGACTTAGAAATTTAGTAGAGCTACAAGCACACGTTATAGATGAAATCGCTGTAAGCAGTGATGTGAGTGAAATTAAGACACCAGAAAAATCAAAAAGAGCGCGAAAAACACGCTCAGCAACAACCGCAAAGAAGAAGAGTAATGTAACAACAGCGGCTGATCCAACTATttcaacaaatacaacaataaaacgcACTGGGAAAAAGGAGCCCCTACCAGGACAACTACGCATTGATGCCTATTTCaagagcagcgcaaaaaattaCAAGGTAAACGCACTGGTAAAGACCTCTACATCCGAAAGAGCGCCACGCAGAGGATGTAAGCGATTGTTTAAGGACGAATCAGTGACAACAACTACAAAGACAAGCTCTAAGTTCGAGTATTGCGCAAAGAGTAGCACAAAGCGTACACAGCCACCAAGAAACTGCAACGCAAAATCCAAAGTAACTGAGCCTGTCGATGGCATCATCGATCTCTGTGATCTCTCAAGTGATGAGGAAGTACAAACAAatgagcaaattaaaaatgtcaagCCACAAGCTATACTACAGCCAGTGCAGACACAAGCAATGGTGTGTATACCAGCGCCACTGGAATCCCATAAGACTGATACCTCTAGCAAGGAAAATGAGCCAAAAGGTCGTGCACGTAAACGCTGTCCTGCATATAAAGTCGTAGAAGGCACTACATTTGTCGTAGATGGCTTTCAATTTGGCGACATTCCAAATGCAACACATTACTTCCTTAGCCACTATCATGCTGACCACTATGTAGGCTTGACGCGCAAATTCGCCCATCCTCTATACATGAGTCCCATCACAGCTCGGCTTGTGCGCACTTTCATACCCATAGACAATCAGTATATACATGAAATCGATGTGGATCAGACGATTGTGGTAAATGATGTGGAAATAACAGCCTTAGACGCTAATCA ctGTCCGGGTGCCATATTGTTGCTCTTCAAACTGAGTACAGGCCAATGCATATTGCATACGGGAGACTTTCGTGCCAGTTTCGATATGGAGTCGCTGCCCATCTTTTGGAATGTAGACATTGATCTCCTTTATCTGGACACCACATATTTGGCTAAAAACTATGATTTTTGTCATCAGACTGAAAGCATTGATCGTGCAATCTTGTTGGTGCGCCAGTTTCATgaaaaaaatgccaacaaacgCATATTGCATGTATGTGGATCATACTTAATTGGCAAGGAAAAGGTATGGCTCGCACTTGCTCAAGAATTCGATTTGCAAGTATGGACTGAACCACATCGTCGTGAGGCAATTGATTGTCTGAACTGGCCTGAACTGCGACATTTACTCTGCGATAATGCCCACAACGCCAATATGCATGTGATAAGCATGGGAAAGCTTAGCTATCCG CAACTTGCGCAATACTTTACGCAGTTTGAGGAACAATACGATATGCTGCTGGCCATACGTCCGAGTGGCTGGGAAAAGAACACAAAACCCTCATATGGAAAGCGTATAAGTGTTATTGGGGTGGAATACTCGGAGCATTCAAGCTATAAAGAATTGGAACGCTTTGTGCGTTTTATTAAGCCAAATCGTGTAATTAGCACCGTTCCTGTCGGACGAGATCTCTGTGTGACCGCCAACGTGCCTACCAAATGGTATAAATACAATGGACCAGGAGGTATGCTGAGTAAAAGCTTTCAGCCATCCATTACAACATTTATGAACACACCGCACCGTAGAGTGCCCTTGCTAGCGAATGACAGTACAGAAATGGCTGTAAGCCCAGTGGAGGAACCCAAAGAGCTCAATCCCAGTGAAAATGTAAAGAGTTCTCCTCTTAgtccagctgcagcaacgcAGCTGGCTAAAAGGCTCACATCGAATGCTTCAGACGATTTGTTACCATTTGTATAG